From the Pseudanabaena sp. FACHB-2040 genome, the window CTCGATCTAGTACCAGCCCAATCCGGTTTTGGTGAACCGGCCGCAGTCCCCAGCGCCCAGCAGCAAACTGGTCTAACCCATAGCCCTCAACATAATAAGCGTTTGGCAGCGGCCAATAAAGCTGTGCCCCATTGAGCACATTGGGATGAGTGATTAGCCGGTCAGCCACCTGCGCCATTGCCCGCGCCACCGGCAAAGCATCTCCTGCATAGCCGCCAATGGCAGCCCCAATGCCAGTCGGAATAATCAGAACCGCAGTGTATGGACGAGAAGCCACCAGTTAGTCTTTGTTAGTGACCGTAACAACCGCTTCGACTGTCGCTTTCTGCTGCTCCTCATCTACCTCAGTTACCGCCCACCGCAGCGGTTCGCCGCGCTTTTCTAGCTCGGTCTCAATGGCCTGCTGCAGGTCTTCGGTAGATTCGTTGAGGTCAATTTCGGCAGTGATGAAATGGGTCGTCATGGGGGTTAGTGGGTGGGTAGGGAGTGGATGGGTGGTGGGAGACGCGGGGAAATGGGTGGGGAAGATAGGGAAGCTGCCTTGCCTTTGTCTCGAAGTTCTTGCTCCCCTGGTTCCCTGCTCCTCCGCTTGCTAAGACTGTCCAAACTGCTTTTGATACACAATATCTTCCTTCTCTGTCTCAAGCTTGAGATCAGAGCGGGGATAGGTTACGCATAGCAGGGCATAGCCCTCCGCCTGCAGGTCGGGGCTGACGCCCATGCCCTCGGACTGATCGACCTGGCCTTCGAGCACTAGGGCAGCGCAGGTGGTGCAAACTCCAGCGCTGCAGGAAAAGGGCAGGTCTAGCCCAGCGTTTTGGGCCGCCGCTAAAACGGTCTGATCTTCGCCAACGGTTAGGGTATGGGTGTTGCCTTGATGATGAATTTCGACGGAATAGGTGGTCGCCATCGCCTAGTGTTTACTGAAATGAGTCTGAATGGGTAGATCTAAACTTGAATGAACTTGTTGGGTAAACCTGGAGCTAGTTGGGGAGCCAATTAGAGCCTGGGCTGACTGAATTGAGGATTAACCGTTTTGCCCAGGAAAGGAACGGTCAAATTCTTCTAGCAAGTCGTCCATTTCTTCTAGCGCCTGGTTGACATCAATGCGC encodes:
- a CDS encoding 2Fe-2S iron-sulfur cluster-binding protein, translated to MATTYSVEIHHQGNTHTLTVGEDQTVLAAAQNAGLDLPFSCSAGVCTTCAALVLEGQVDQSEGMGVSPDLQAEGYALLCVTYPRSDLKLETEKEDIVYQKQFGQS